One segment of Halococcus salsus DNA contains the following:
- a CDS encoding succinylglutamate desuccinylase/aspartoacylase domain-containing protein — MRIEQLGDGEPEIAVVGGIHGDEPCGVRAVEHLLEAAPEVKRPVKCIVANEEALAAGTRYLDADLNRVFPGDPDSDAHEKRLAAELLTELKGCVSLSMHSTQSYTEPFAVIDENATFAKSVCPSLSLDAVVDASDFIDGRLIRHAEVLEVECGYQGSEQAAENAITLTEEFLTAVGALEGERSPPRELPLYRLTRLVPKEAADDYGVPATNFERVAAGETYASIDGEELVANEPFYPVLMSPYGYENEFGYAAELVGKLGGNVESSPGQSTNAD; from the coding sequence ATGCGAATCGAGCAGCTGGGCGACGGCGAGCCCGAGATCGCCGTCGTCGGCGGGATCCACGGCGACGAACCATGCGGCGTCCGCGCGGTCGAACACCTCCTCGAAGCCGCCCCCGAGGTGAAACGACCGGTCAAGTGTATCGTCGCGAACGAGGAGGCGCTCGCGGCGGGGACCCGCTACCTCGATGCCGACCTCAACCGGGTCTTCCCGGGCGACCCCGACAGCGACGCCCACGAGAAGCGCCTCGCGGCGGAGCTCCTGACCGAACTCAAGGGCTGTGTCAGCCTCTCGATGCACTCGACGCAGTCCTACACCGAACCGTTCGCGGTGATCGACGAGAACGCGACGTTCGCGAAGTCCGTCTGTCCGTCGCTCTCGCTCGACGCGGTGGTCGACGCCAGCGACTTCATCGACGGTCGGCTCATCAGACACGCCGAGGTCCTCGAAGTCGAGTGCGGCTATCAGGGCTCCGAACAGGCCGCCGAGAACGCCATCACGCTCACCGAGGAGTTCCTCACCGCCGTGGGGGCGCTCGAGGGAGAGCGCTCGCCGCCGCGCGAACTCCCGCTCTATCGGCTCACGCGGTTGGTCCCGAAGGAGGCCGCCGACGACTACGGGGTACCGGCAACCAACTTCGAGCGGGTCGCGGCGGGCGAGACCTACGCCAGCATCGACGGCGAGGAGCTCGTCGCGAACGAACCCTTCTACCCCGTGTTGATGTCGCCCTATGGCTACGAGAACGAGTTCGGCTACGCCGCGGAGCTGGTGGGAAAGCTCGGCGGGAACGTCGAATCGAGCCCCGGCCAGTCGACCAACGCCGACTGA
- a CDS encoding DUF63 family protein: protein MAAIADRTDPVRTWLAAAVVGVVAIAGASVAFPKAVYTNFVWRYFWGPIDADAHNAVCAIRANGMVERLGTADACQVAVSRGFTVAEPGYTFVSEAGYALVLLFMLAGVLLLVRRLGIGTDRRVVFALIPFVLFGGALRTVEDAADVVPASVATGIDYPASALIISPVIYVTVFLVTLVALLVSLWLARRGIVGRYEDALAGFGTLALAVTVGYLGYLAATTEYLGFYPQMLVATIGIASAIAVGVYLAIDRLAPALNAGTGTIGLAILWAQGIDGVANVIASDWWNAIGLPFEYTAKHPVNELIVGFTELVVPHSVILVIGDSWPFLVVKIALSVGVIWLFEESIFEDSPRYAYLLMLAIIVVGLGPGTRDMLRATFGI from the coding sequence ATGGCCGCCATCGCTGACCGAACGGATCCCGTCAGAACGTGGCTCGCGGCGGCGGTCGTCGGCGTGGTGGCCATCGCGGGCGCGTCGGTCGCGTTCCCGAAAGCCGTCTACACGAACTTCGTCTGGCGGTACTTCTGGGGTCCCATCGACGCCGACGCCCACAACGCGGTCTGTGCGATCCGGGCGAACGGGATGGTCGAGCGGCTCGGGACCGCGGACGCCTGCCAGGTCGCGGTCAGTCGGGGGTTCACCGTCGCCGAACCCGGCTACACCTTCGTCTCGGAGGCCGGCTACGCGCTCGTCCTCCTGTTCATGCTCGCCGGGGTGCTCCTGCTCGTGCGCCGGCTCGGCATCGGCACCGACCGACGGGTCGTGTTCGCGCTGATCCCGTTCGTCCTCTTCGGCGGCGCGCTCCGAACCGTCGAGGACGCCGCCGACGTCGTGCCCGCGAGCGTGGCCACCGGGATCGACTACCCCGCCAGCGCCCTGATCATCAGCCCGGTGATCTACGTCACCGTCTTCCTCGTCACCCTCGTCGCGCTGCTCGTCAGTCTCTGGCTCGCGCGCCGCGGCATCGTCGGGCGGTACGAGGACGCGCTCGCGGGCTTCGGGACCCTCGCGCTCGCGGTCACCGTCGGCTATCTCGGCTACCTCGCGGCGACGACCGAGTACCTGGGCTTCTACCCCCAGATGCTGGTCGCGACCATCGGGATCGCCTCGGCCATCGCCGTTGGGGTCTACCTCGCCATCGACCGCCTCGCGCCCGCGCTCAACGCCGGCACGGGCACCATCGGCCTCGCGATCCTCTGGGCCCAGGGCATCGACGGCGTCGCGAACGTCATCGCCTCCGACTGGTGGAACGCCATCGGCCTCCCGTTCGAGTACACCGCGAAACACCCCGTGAACGAACTCATCGTGGGCTTCACCGAACTCGTCGTTCCCCACTCCGTCATCCTGGTCATCGGCGACTCCTGGCCGTTCCTCGTCGTGAAGATCGCACTCTCGGTCGGCGTGATCTGGCTGTTCGAGGAGTCCATCTTCGAGGACAGCCCGCGCTACGCCTACCTCCTGATGCTCGCCATCATCGTCGTCGGGCTCGGACCCGGGACGAGAGATATGCTCCGGGCGACCTTTGGGATCTAG
- a CDS encoding YcaO-like family protein: MNVGIVGSGPATDAVRAALGDAATVEETEASDIDGVDLAVVADTAGAAAFSEANAVALANETPWLAVELGGLAGRGVCTAAVSGFAPGTACYTCLCTRVEANIEETAGDPDEVDDATAWLAGARAGYEARRLVEGEESTVLGGVIEVPHAERRLLAVPNCECEPDDDRRTTLRRDHEKRDLDATLGRAEQALDRRTGIVREVGEVASFPAPYYLARAGETAGFSEASAASEAAGVAVGWDEALMKALGEALERYSAGVYRDSLFVRGAPEAVENSVSPSSFVLPEGIDADPDDSVPWVEGEHLTTGDPVQLPAEFVTFPPPERRHGPSITTGLGLGSSGAEALCSGLYEVIERDAAMMSWYSSFEPLGLAVDAEPFTTLAQRARSEDLTVRAALITQDVDVPVVAVGVGRGEWPQLAVGSAADFDPEAAAGAALAEALQNWMELRAMGPEEADAAGGAVGRYAAEPGEAAAFFDVDGRIPAASAGPETVPEGEDELTLLLDRIEDAGLDAYAARLTPRDVESLGFEAVRVLVPDAQPLFTDEPYFGERAREVPAALGFEADLDRAFHPYP; this comes from the coding sequence ATGAACGTCGGAATCGTCGGGTCGGGCCCCGCGACGGACGCGGTCCGGGCGGCGCTCGGCGACGCGGCGACTGTCGAGGAAACCGAGGCGAGCGACATCGACGGGGTCGACCTCGCCGTGGTCGCGGACACCGCGGGCGCGGCGGCCTTCAGCGAGGCGAACGCGGTCGCGCTGGCGAACGAAACCCCGTGGCTCGCGGTCGAGCTGGGTGGGCTCGCCGGTCGCGGGGTGTGTACGGCCGCGGTCTCCGGCTTCGCCCCCGGTACGGCCTGCTATACCTGTCTGTGTACCCGCGTCGAGGCGAACATCGAGGAGACGGCGGGCGACCCCGACGAGGTCGACGACGCGACCGCGTGGCTCGCGGGCGCGCGGGCGGGCTACGAGGCGCGCCGGCTCGTCGAGGGTGAGGAGTCGACGGTGCTCGGCGGAGTGATCGAGGTCCCTCACGCCGAACGTCGGCTGCTGGCGGTGCCGAACTGCGAGTGCGAGCCCGACGACGATCGACGGACGACGCTCCGTCGCGACCACGAGAAGCGCGACCTCGATGCAACACTCGGGCGTGCCGAGCAGGCGCTCGACCGGCGGACGGGGATCGTCCGCGAGGTCGGCGAGGTCGCGTCGTTCCCCGCGCCGTACTACCTCGCGCGGGCCGGCGAGACGGCAGGCTTCAGCGAGGCGAGCGCAGCGAGCGAGGCCGCCGGGGTCGCGGTCGGCTGGGACGAGGCGCTGATGAAGGCGCTCGGCGAGGCGCTCGAACGCTACAGCGCCGGGGTCTACCGGGACTCGTTGTTCGTTCGGGGCGCACCCGAGGCGGTGGAGAACTCGGTGTCGCCGTCGTCGTTCGTCCTCCCCGAGGGGATCGACGCCGATCCCGACGACTCGGTCCCGTGGGTCGAGGGCGAGCACCTCACGACCGGTGATCCTGTTCAACTACCGGCGGAGTTCGTGACCTTCCCGCCGCCCGAACGCCGTCACGGCCCGTCGATCACCACGGGTCTGGGGCTCGGGAGTTCGGGTGCGGAGGCGCTGTGCTCGGGGCTCTACGAGGTGATCGAGCGCGACGCCGCGATGATGTCGTGGTACTCGTCGTTCGAGCCGCTCGGGTTGGCCGTCGACGCCGAGCCGTTCACGACCCTGGCCCAACGGGCGCGCTCAGAGGACCTGACGGTGCGCGCGGCGCTGATCACCCAGGACGTCGACGTGCCGGTGGTGGCGGTCGGGGTTGGACGTGGCGAGTGGCCCCAGCTCGCGGTCGGGTCGGCGGCGGACTTCGACCCCGAGGCGGCGGCGGGGGCGGCGCTCGCGGAGGCGCTCCAGAACTGGATGGAGCTTCGCGCGATGGGGCCCGAGGAGGCCGATGCGGCGGGGGGTGCGGTCGGGCGCTATGCCGCCGAACCCGGTGAGGCGGCGGCCTTCTTCGACGTCGACGGTCGGATCCCGGCGGCGAGCGCCGGTCCCGAGACGGTGCCCGAAGGGGAGGACGAACTCACACTGCTGCTCGACCGGATCGAAGACGCGGGCCTCGACGCCTACGCCGCACGGCTCACCCCGAGGGACGTCGAATCGCTCGGCTTCGAGGCGGTGCGGGTGCTGGTGCCGGACGCCCAGCCGCTGTTCACCGACGAGCCGTACTTCGGCGAGCGGGCCCGCGAGGTTCCCGCGGCGTTGGGATTCGAAGCGGACCTCGACCGGGCGTTCCACCCGTATCCGTAG
- a CDS encoding Lrp/AsnC family transcriptional regulator: MSDDTPEWEFSERDVTILRELARDPQVSSRQLTGVLAEKYDIDVSHVTVSESIRRMREAGVFREAIIPNEEFFIFGLFEFKFNGERFAEGWRPAMEYIRDSPNTLFYFLSDGEYQWKTVMMFPSREAESRWIHEFYKAHGGVVSNIRNSVVTNVLKFGTDPELLESLGE; this comes from the coding sequence ATGAGCGACGACACCCCGGAATGGGAGTTCTCCGAGCGCGACGTCACGATCCTGCGCGAGCTCGCCCGGGACCCGCAGGTCTCCTCGCGCCAGCTCACCGGCGTGCTCGCCGAGAAGTACGACATCGACGTCTCACACGTCACCGTGAGCGAGTCGATCCGCCGGATGCGCGAGGCGGGCGTCTTCCGTGAGGCGATCATCCCGAACGAGGAGTTCTTCATCTTCGGGCTGTTCGAGTTCAAGTTCAACGGCGAGCGGTTCGCCGAGGGCTGGCGGCCCGCGATGGAGTACATCCGCGACTCGCCGAACACGCTGTTCTACTTCCTCTCGGACGGCGAGTACCAGTGGAAGACGGTGATGATGTTCCCGAGCCGCGAGGCCGAATCCCGGTGGATCCACGAGTTCTACAAGGCCCACGGCGGCGTGGTCTCGAACATCCGGAACTCGGTGGTGACGAACGTCCTGAAGTTCGGCACCGACCCCGAACTCCTCGAAAGCCTCGGGGAGTGA
- a CDS encoding alpha/beta fold hydrolase encodes MNHEDWAAEQETTTVTVDGHDLSVAYRDDGPESGAADDPPVVFLHGIPTWSFLWRNVAPAVAEDRRVVVPDLLGYGNSAMADGFDRSIRAQEAMLDELLSALGLDRVSLVAHDIGGGVALRYAAHHPDRVDELVVSNAVCYDSWPVEFISNLGLPKTTEMAFDELEDHVGSVFSQGTYGEADPEFVEGMLAPWLSEEGRTSLARCAVATNTNHTTEIEYGEISADVFCLWGADDVLQSVAYAERLADDTGGEVTALDEGYHWVMEDRTDGYMTALREFLDR; translated from the coding sequence ATGAACCACGAGGACTGGGCGGCCGAACAGGAGACGACGACCGTGACCGTCGACGGCCACGACCTCTCGGTGGCCTACCGGGACGACGGCCCGGAATCGGGTGCCGCCGACGACCCGCCGGTCGTCTTCCTCCACGGGATCCCGACCTGGTCGTTCCTCTGGCGTAACGTCGCGCCCGCGGTCGCGGAGGATCGTCGGGTGGTCGTCCCCGATCTCCTGGGGTACGGCAACTCCGCGATGGCCGACGGGTTCGACCGGTCGATACGGGCCCAGGAGGCGATGCTCGACGAACTACTCTCCGCCCTCGGTCTCGACAGGGTCTCACTGGTCGCCCACGACATCGGCGGCGGGGTCGCGCTCCGGTACGCCGCCCACCATCCCGATAGGGTGGACGAACTCGTCGTCTCGAACGCGGTCTGTTACGACTCTTGGCCGGTCGAGTTCATCTCGAATCTCGGATTGCCGAAGACGACCGAGATGGCGTTCGACGAGCTCGAAGACCACGTCGGCTCGGTGTTCTCGCAGGGAACCTACGGCGAGGCGGACCCCGAGTTCGTCGAGGGGATGCTCGCCCCGTGGCTCTCAGAAGAAGGACGGACCTCGCTCGCACGGTGTGCGGTGGCGACCAACACCAACCACACGACCGAGATCGAGTATGGGGAGATCTCGGCGGACGTGTTCTGTCTCTGGGGCGCGGACGACGTCCTTCAGTCGGTGGCGTACGCCGAGCGGCTCGCCGACGACACGGGTGGGGAGGTGACCGCGCTCGACGAGGGCTACCACTGGGTGATGGAGGACCGGACCGATGGCTATATGACGGCGCTCCGGGAGTTCCTCGATAGGTAA
- a CDS encoding acyl-CoA dehydrogenase family protein yields the protein MAFQLSGEHEAIRKAVREFAEEEIVPVAREHDESGEYPEELRREAAKYDFVAPNIPEEYGGAGMDKLSTTLVTEELWRADPGIGSAVGSAGFGSDMIIEYGDEWMKEEWLPRIAGGDSASASAISEPAHGSNVAGMETTAEKEGDEWVIDGNKMWITNGSVADVAVVMAKTDPGAGHRGITAFLVPTETDGFTPEKITNKLGIRASDLAEVRLEGVRVPEANVIGEVDEGFYQLMEFFASGRTSVAAQAVGAGQGALDAAREYATEREQFDQPISEFQAIQHKLAEMATDVEAARSLTYRAASAVGDGSDEAVRFASMAKLFASEHAVDVADEALQVFGGAGYVSDHPAERYYRDARITKIYEGTSEIQKNIIADRIL from the coding sequence ATGGCGTTCCAGCTATCGGGCGAGCACGAGGCGATCCGGAAGGCGGTCCGGGAGTTCGCCGAGGAGGAGATCGTCCCCGTCGCGCGCGAACACGACGAGTCCGGCGAGTACCCCGAGGAGCTCCGGCGCGAGGCCGCGAAGTACGACTTCGTCGCGCCGAACATCCCCGAGGAGTACGGGGGAGCCGGGATGGACAAGCTCTCGACCACCCTCGTCACCGAGGAGCTCTGGCGCGCCGACCCCGGCATCGGGAGTGCAGTGGGCTCGGCGGGCTTCGGGAGCGACATGATCATCGAGTACGGCGACGAGTGGATGAAGGAGGAGTGGCTCCCGCGGATCGCGGGGGGTGACTCGGCCTCCGCGAGCGCGATCTCCGAGCCGGCCCACGGCTCGAACGTCGCGGGGATGGAGACCACCGCCGAGAAGGAGGGCGACGAGTGGGTCATCGACGGCAACAAGATGTGGATCACGAACGGCTCGGTGGCCGACGTCGCCGTGGTGATGGCGAAGACCGACCCCGGCGCGGGCCATCGGGGGATCACGGCGTTCCTCGTCCCCACCGAGACGGACGGCTTCACCCCCGAGAAGATCACCAACAAGCTCGGGATCCGGGCCTCTGACCTCGCGGAGGTCCGCCTCGAAGGGGTTCGGGTCCCGGAGGCGAACGTCATCGGCGAGGTCGACGAGGGCTTCTACCAGCTGATGGAGTTCTTCGCCTCCGGGCGCACCAGCGTGGCGGCGCAGGCGGTCGGTGCGGGGCAGGGCGCGCTCGACGCCGCTCGTGAGTACGCGACCGAGCGCGAGCAGTTCGACCAACCGATCAGTGAATTTCAGGCCATCCAGCACAAGCTCGCCGAGATGGCGACGGACGTCGAGGCCGCGCGGTCGCTGACCTACCGCGCCGCGAGCGCGGTCGGCGACGGGTCGGACGAGGCGGTCCGTTTCGCGAGCATGGCCAAGCTCTTCGCGAGCGAGCACGCCGTCGACGTCGCCGACGAGGCGCTCCAGGTCTTCGGCGGCGCGGGCTACGTCTCCGACCACCCCGCCGAACGCTACTACCGCGACGCCCGGATCACCAAGATCTACGAGGGGACCTCCGAGATCCAGAAGAACATCATCGCCGACCGGATACTATGA
- a CDS encoding zinc-dependent alcohol dehydrogenase family protein codes for MRAAVLEDYGEPLDIRDVDAPDPGPEGAVVELEACGICRSDWHGWQGDWDWLGIQPQPGQILGHEPAGRVVAVGDDVENVAEGDSVTVPFNLGDGTCPQCRTGHGNVCENVRPLGFVESVPGAFAEQLRVPVADQNAVSLPDGVSPVDMAGLGCRFMTSFHALAHRADVGGGDWVAVHGCGGVGLSAVHIASALGGNVVAVDLEDGKLDKANELGASETVNASEVEDVPGEVKAITNGGAAVSVDALGIATTCRNSVMSLATHGQHIQVGLSTQDEGGEVSLPTDLMVMQEIEFIGSLGMPPTDYDEIFRMVGDGKLDPSAVVSETVTLDDVSDRLAAMSDFGTMGIPVIDSF; via the coding sequence ATGCGAGCAGCTGTCCTCGAAGACTACGGCGAACCGCTCGACATCCGTGACGTAGACGCGCCGGATCCGGGACCGGAGGGGGCGGTGGTGGAACTCGAAGCCTGTGGCATCTGCCGAAGCGACTGGCACGGCTGGCAGGGCGACTGGGACTGGCTCGGTATCCAGCCCCAGCCAGGGCAGATCCTCGGTCACGAACCCGCGGGCCGGGTGGTCGCGGTCGGCGACGACGTCGAGAACGTCGCCGAGGGCGATTCAGTCACCGTCCCGTTCAACCTCGGCGACGGGACCTGCCCGCAGTGTCGCACCGGCCACGGCAACGTCTGCGAGAACGTTCGACCACTGGGATTCGTCGAGTCCGTCCCGGGTGCGTTCGCCGAACAGCTCCGGGTGCCCGTCGCGGACCAGAACGCCGTCTCGCTCCCCGACGGCGTCTCACCGGTCGACATGGCGGGGCTCGGCTGCCGGTTCATGACCTCGTTCCACGCGCTCGCCCACCGGGCCGACGTCGGCGGCGGCGACTGGGTCGCGGTCCACGGCTGTGGCGGCGTCGGGCTCTCGGCGGTCCACATCGCGAGCGCGCTCGGCGGCAACGTGGTCGCGGTCGACCTCGAGGACGGCAAACTCGACAAGGCCAACGAACTCGGCGCGAGCGAGACGGTGAACGCGAGCGAGGTCGAGGACGTCCCGGGCGAGGTCAAGGCCATCACGAACGGCGGCGCGGCGGTCTCGGTCGACGCGCTCGGGATCGCGACCACCTGCCGGAACTCCGTGATGAGCCTCGCGACCCACGGCCAGCACATCCAGGTCGGACTCTCGACCCAGGACGAGGGTGGCGAGGTTTCGCTCCCGACGGACCTGATGGTGATGCAGGAGATCGAGTTCATCGGCTCGCTCGGAATGCCGCCGACGGACTACGACGAGATCTTCCGGATGGTCGGCGACGGCAAACTCGACCCGAGTGCGGTGGTCTCCGAGACCGTGACGCTCGACGACGTCTCCGACCGGCTGGCGGCGATGAGCGACTTCGGAACGATGGGCATCCCGGTCATCGACAGTTTCTGA
- a CDS encoding methyltransferase domain-containing protein — translation MTAVLLVGEGREYLREPGERLETDLGYLDVPDDIETGDTVETHLGTEFRVRGLRGPDLFEHFERTGAPMLPRDIGLLMGHTGVSASDRVLDIGTGTGVLAACLGRTGASVVSYERDPEFAEVARENMALAGVDGRENEYGTVEVRTGDGLDDLDTHSEFDLVTLDTGDAPAIVEHAPDLLVPGGFLAVYSPFIESVRETVETAREVGLDPETYETIQREMDIGERGTRPSTAGVGHTGYLVFARA, via the coding sequence GTGACCGCCGTCCTGTTGGTCGGCGAGGGTCGTGAGTACCTCCGTGAGCCGGGCGAGCGCCTCGAAACCGACCTCGGCTATCTCGACGTTCCCGACGACATCGAGACGGGGGACACCGTCGAGACCCACCTCGGAACCGAGTTTCGGGTGCGTGGACTCCGGGGGCCCGACCTCTTCGAGCACTTCGAGCGCACCGGCGCGCCGATGCTCCCTCGGGATATCGGCCTGCTGATGGGCCACACCGGCGTTTCAGCGAGCGACCGAGTGCTCGATATCGGCACCGGTACCGGCGTGCTCGCGGCCTGTCTCGGGCGCACGGGGGCCTCGGTCGTGAGCTACGAGCGCGACCCCGAGTTCGCCGAGGTCGCGCGCGAGAACATGGCACTCGCGGGTGTCGACGGGCGCGAAAACGAGTACGGCACCGTCGAGGTCAGAACCGGCGACGGGCTCGACGACCTCGATACACACTCGGAGTTCGACCTCGTGACGCTCGACACCGGCGACGCACCGGCGATCGTCGAACACGCGCCCGACCTGCTGGTTCCCGGGGGATTCCTGGCGGTCTACTCGCCGTTCATCGAGAGCGTTCGCGAGACCGTCGAGACGGCGCGCGAGGTGGGGCTCGACCCCGAAACCTACGAGACGATCCAGCGTGAGATGGATATCGGCGAGCGCGGCACGCGCCCCTCGACCGCCGGCGTCGGCCACACCGGCTATCTCGTTTTCGCGCGGGCGTAG
- a CDS encoding nascent polypeptide-associated complex protein yields the protein MFGGGGGMNPRKLQQMMKQMGIDIEEIDAEEIVIRTPDEELVFTDAEVQRMDAQGQATYTITGEPESRAAGDTVEATPLDDGSESADSGGDAGGIPDADVEIVAQRTGATEETAREALEAEDGDLAAAVSRLE from the coding sequence ATGTTCGGAGGAGGCGGCGGCATGAATCCGCGGAAGCTCCAGCAGATGATGAAACAGATGGGGATCGACATCGAGGAGATCGATGCCGAGGAGATCGTGATCCGGACCCCCGACGAGGAACTCGTCTTCACGGACGCCGAGGTCCAGCGGATGGACGCCCAGGGCCAGGCGACCTACACCATCACCGGCGAGCCCGAGAGCCGCGCGGCGGGCGACACCGTCGAGGCGACCCCGCTCGACGACGGGAGCGAGTCGGCCGATTCCGGTGGGGATGCCGGCGGCATTCCGGACGCCGACGTCGAGATCGTCGCCCAGCGCACCGGCGCGACCGAGGAGACCGCGCGCGAAGCCCTCGAAGCCGAGGACGGCGACCTCGCGGCGGCGGTCTCGCGGCTGGAGTGA
- the gatA gene encoding Asp-tRNA(Asn)/Glu-tRNA(Gln) amidotransferase subunit GatA: MSHDAFISRETIEAVESGVLDGQRVAVKDNISTQGVETTCGSAMLADYVPPYDATVVERLKGSGATIVGKTNMDEFGMGTTTETSHFGPTTNPVDEERVPGGSSGGSAAAVAAGEADLALGSDTGGSVRCPAAFCGVVGIKPTYGLVSRYGLVAYANSLEQIGPLAPTVEEAAELLDVVAGPDEHDATTRKQERDVDYAAAADGDVDGMTIGVLSELVSGADEGVTAAFEGTIADLEAQGAEVREVSLDSLAHAVQAYYVIAMSEASSNLARFDGVRYGVSGASDEGDYDGNWNDAFARSREAGFGSEVKRRVLLGTYALSAGYHDKYYKKAQDARAWIKRDFDDVLAEADVLASPTMPVLPPKLGESLDDPLQLYLMDANTVPVNLADLPAISVPAGTADGLPVGAQFVGPAFGEESIIRAASAVE; the protein is encoded by the coding sequence ATGAGCCACGACGCGTTCATCAGCCGCGAGACGATCGAAGCCGTGGAGTCCGGCGTGCTCGACGGCCAACGGGTCGCGGTGAAGGACAACATCAGCACGCAAGGGGTCGAGACCACGTGCGGCTCGGCGATGCTCGCCGACTACGTGCCGCCCTACGACGCCACCGTCGTCGAGCGGCTGAAGGGATCGGGGGCGACCATCGTCGGCAAGACCAACATGGACGAGTTCGGAATGGGCACCACCACGGAGACCTCCCACTTCGGGCCGACGACGAATCCCGTCGACGAGGAGCGCGTTCCCGGTGGGTCCTCGGGCGGGAGCGCCGCGGCGGTGGCGGCGGGCGAGGCCGACCTCGCGCTCGGTTCGGACACTGGAGGATCGGTACGCTGTCCGGCGGCGTTCTGCGGCGTCGTCGGGATCAAACCCACCTACGGGTTGGTCTCGCGCTACGGGCTGGTCGCCTACGCCAATAGTTTGGAGCAGATCGGGCCGCTCGCGCCCACAGTCGAGGAAGCCGCCGAACTCCTCGACGTGGTCGCGGGGCCGGACGAGCACGACGCGACGACGCGAAAGCAGGAGAGGGATGTCGACTACGCGGCGGCCGCCGACGGCGACGTCGACGGGATGACGATCGGGGTGCTCTCGGAGCTCGTCTCGGGAGCCGACGAGGGCGTGACCGCGGCCTTCGAGGGGACCATCGCGGACCTCGAAGCCCAGGGAGCCGAGGTTCGCGAGGTGAGCCTCGATTCGCTCGCCCACGCCGTCCAGGCCTACTACGTCATCGCGATGTCGGAGGCCTCCTCGAACCTCGCGCGGTTCGACGGGGTTCGGTACGGGGTCTCGGGTGCGTCGGACGAGGGCGACTACGACGGGAACTGGAACGACGCGTTCGCTCGCTCGCGCGAGGCGGGCTTCGGGTCAGAAGTGAAGCGCCGGGTCCTCCTCGGAACCTACGCGCTCTCGGCGGGGTATCACGACAAGTACTACAAGAAAGCCCAGGACGCCCGCGCGTGGATCAAGCGGGACTTCGACGACGTGCTCGCCGAGGCGGACGTGCTGGCCTCGCCGACGATGCCCGTCCTGCCCCCAAAACTCGGCGAGAGCCTCGACGACCCGCTCCAGCTCTACCTCATGGACGCCAACACGGTGCCGGTGAACCTCGCGGACCTCCCCGCGATATCGGTGCCCGCGGGCACGGCGGACGGCCTGCCGGTCGGCGCGCAGTTCGTCGGCCCGGCCTTCGGCGAGGAGAGCATCATCCGGGCGGCGAGCGCGGTCGAGTAG
- the gatC gene encoding Asp-tRNA(Asn)/Glu-tRNA(Gln) amidotransferase subunit GatC: MSETAVDPETVEHVAELARVDLTPDERERFAAQFAEILDSFAALDEVPAVEAEPDLVNVLRTDEVREGLSQADALSNASATENGYFEGPPVG; encoded by the coding sequence ATGAGCGAAACGGCGGTCGACCCCGAGACGGTCGAGCACGTCGCCGAGCTCGCGCGGGTGGACCTCACGCCCGACGAGCGCGAGCGGTTCGCGGCGCAGTTCGCCGAGATCCTCGACTCCTTCGCGGCGCTCGACGAGGTGCCCGCGGTCGAGGCCGAGCCCGACCTCGTGAACGTCCTCCGGACCGACGAGGTACGGGAGGGGTTGTCCCAGGCGGACGCCCTCAGCAACGCATCGGCGACCGAGAACGGCTACTTCGAGGGGCCGCCGGTCGGATGA
- a CDS encoding NUDIX hydrolase has product METTRHFTATVYLVNDGAVALHHHPKLGIRIPPGGHVDRDELPHETAVREVREETGYKVDLLGDAPAVDAPDGRALPTPRYQLCYDIDVGPEGVYHQHIDQVYFARAPHREIAPAGDDEPGPEAWDWYTSTDLDAEAGSDSLGRDTVRIAKEALAAAERAD; this is encoded by the coding sequence ATGGAGACGACTCGGCACTTCACCGCCACCGTGTACCTCGTCAACGACGGCGCGGTCGCGCTTCACCACCACCCCAAACTCGGCATTCGGATCCCGCCCGGCGGCCACGTCGACCGCGACGAACTCCCGCACGAGACCGCGGTCCGCGAGGTTCGCGAGGAGACGGGGTACAAGGTCGACCTGCTCGGCGACGCCCCCGCGGTCGACGCCCCGGACGGTCGCGCGCTCCCGACGCCACGCTACCAGCTGTGCTACGACATCGACGTGGGTCCCGAGGGCGTCTATCACCAGCACATCGATCAGGTCTACTTCGCGCGGGCTCCCCACCGCGAGATCGCCCCCGCCGGTGACGACGAACCGGGCCCCGAGGCGTGGGACTGGTACACCTCCACGGATCTCGATGCGGAAGCAGGTAGCGACTCGCTGGGACGTGATACGGTCCGGATCGCGAAGGAAGCGCTCGCGGCGGCTGAGCGCGCCGATTGA